One Phycisphaerae bacterium genomic region harbors:
- a CDS encoding RHS repeat-associated core domain-containing protein, with product MIDYTAAGDVETNTAEVLYFLHGALGSVVGLADASGNLVERYEYDPYGRTYITAPNGTARPVSAYGNPFAWTGQRYDPAVRLYHFWARSYSPSLGRWLQRDPLDYVDGVGLNEYVRGGPPSMTDPLGLQYAPQPPPEPPSTGDVVGGDGFAAGRGIPRKSPADTTPPAPTLTVIPAARLA from the coding sequence ATGATCGACTACACGGCCGCCGGGGACGTGGAAACGAATACGGCCGAGGTGCTGTACTTCTTGCACGGGGCCCTGGGCAGCGTGGTCGGGCTGGCCGACGCAAGCGGGAACCTGGTCGAGAGGTACGAGTACGACCCCTACGGCCGGACGTACATTACCGCCCCGAACGGTACAGCCCGGCCGGTGTCGGCCTACGGCAACCCGTTCGCCTGGACCGGCCAGCGTTACGACCCGGCGGTTCGGCTGTACCACTTCTGGGCCCGAAGCTACTCGCCCTCCCTGGGCCGCTGGCTGCAGCGCGATCCGCTCGATTACGTGGATGGGGTGGGGTTGAATGAGTATGTGAGGGGAGGGCCGCCAAGCATGACCGATCCGCTTGGGCTTCAATACGCCCCCCAACCACCTCCCGAACCGCCTTCGACGGGAGATGTTGTTGGGGGCGACGGGTTTGCCGCTGGACGGGGAATACCCCGGAAGTCGCCAGCAGACACTACGCCTCCAGCCCCGACCTTGACGGTGATTCCCGCCGCGCGGCTGGCCTAG